Below is a window of Fulvitalea axinellae DNA.
CGAATTCCTTTACCATTCTTTCCTCACGCTTGACCACCTTGAGGGAAGCATCGCCAATTTCCACCTTCAGTTTCTACTCAAATTCGGCCGATATCTTGGCTTCGCCTTACGCTCCACTGACGACTTGCTGACACAAACAGAGGTTTATCTAAAGACCGACACTCTCAGTCCTCAAAATCGTCAGAACGTAGAAAAACTGATCAATTCAGGCTACGGAGATCCCGTACCTATGAATGTGGAATCAAGGCGAAAAATTCTTGATCTGATTCTGAAATTTTACCAATTGCATGTGGAGAATTTCGGTGAGCTAAAATCGCTTCAAGTGCTCGAAACCGTCCTCCACAGGTAAAAATAGCAAGACGACAATACAACCGAACCAAACAACAATCCATGAAAAACAATACGAACAGACTCGGCGCCACCTACCGGATTTGGCACTGGGTAAACGGCGTTGCCGTACTGGGCCTACTGGGCACTGTCATTTTACGGAAGACTTTTTTGAGCTGGCGTACAAACAGTGCCGTAATCCAAGACAAACTATCAGAGTTCGGCGTTACGGCCGACGCGGCCAAAGCCACGGCGAAAACCATAAGGGCCCCAATGTGGGAATGGCATTACATCTTCGGGTTTATAGCCACTGGGGCGTTGGTGATTCGCTTAATACAGATTATCGCCAAGAAAGACACTTCCTCCTTGGCTCCGGCAAAAAAGGTCAGCTCTGGGGGAAAAGACGCATTTGTGAGGCTATCCTACATCGCTTTTTATATTATGCTCGGCGTAATGGCCGTAACGGGCATCGCTCTTTACTATTCTGACTCCTTCGGGTTAACAGGCGACTTTAAGCATGATATCAAAGAATTCCACGAAGCCTTGATGTGGTTTTTTGCTATTTTCACTCCAGTCCACCTCTTAGGGGTTTTCTTAAGTGAGTTAACTGACAAGCCAGGCATCATCTCAC
It encodes the following:
- the recO gene encoding DNA repair protein RecO, coding for MLHPTKGIVLNFIKFKESSIIVRIYTDAFGLQSYIVNGVRSKRSKGKIALFQPLTLLDMVVYKKNNSDIQRISEYRCAEPYHTLPFDIAKSGIAMFLTECLARCIREEKEQHDLFEFLYHSFLTLDHLEGSIANFHLQFLLKFGRYLGFALRSTDDLLTQTEVYLKTDTLSPQNRQNVEKLINSGYGDPVPMNVESRRKILDLILKFYQLHVENFGELKSLQVLETVLHR
- a CDS encoding cytochrome b/b6 domain-containing protein codes for the protein MKNNTNRLGATYRIWHWVNGVAVLGLLGTVILRKTFLSWRTNSAVIQDKLSEFGVTADAAKATAKTIRAPMWEWHYIFGFIATGALVIRLIQIIAKKDTSSLAPAKKVSSGGKDAFVRLSYIAFYIMLGVMAVTGIALYYSDSFGLTGDFKHDIKEFHEALMWFFAIFTPVHLLGVFLSELTDKPGIISRMINGKGQKTEKPVEETEIV